From Equus przewalskii isolate Varuska chromosome 17, EquPr2, whole genome shotgun sequence, the proteins below share one genomic window:
- the GCA gene encoding grancalcin isoform X1 → MAYPGYGGGFGNFSGQMPGMQMQMGQPVPGTGPNMLPGGYSGYPAYSDSYSSAGDPMWTYFTAVAGQDGEVDAEELQKCLTQSGITGTYSPFSLETCRIMIAMLDRDYTGKMGFNEFKELWAALNAWKQNFITVDQDQSGTVEHHELNQAIAAMGYRLSPQTLTAIVRRYSKNGRIFFDDYIACCVKLRALTDFFRRRDHLQQGVVNFIYDDFLQGTMAI, encoded by the exons TTTGGAAATTTTAGTGGTCAGATGCCAGGAATGCAGATGCAAATGGGACAGCCAGTGCCAGGAACAGGGCCAAACATGCTCCCTGGTGGATATTCTGGGTACCCAGCATATTCAGACAGTTATTCCTCAGCGGGAGACCCCATGTGGACTTACTTCACTGCTGTTGCTGGACAG gaTGGTGAAGTGGATGCTGAAGAACTCCAGAAATGTTTGACACAGTCTGGAATCACTGGAACTTATTCTC cCTTCAGTTTGGAAACCTGCAGAATTATGATTGCCATGTTGGAT AGAGATTACACAGGAAAGATGGGATTTAATGAATTCAAAGAACTTTGGGCAGCTCTTAATGCCTGGAAGCAAAACTTCATAACTGTTGATCAAGATCAGAGTGGCACAGTAGAGCATCATGAATTGAATCAAGCTATTGCTGCTATGG GTTATAGATTGAGTCCTCAAACATTAACTGCTATTGTTAGACGTTATAGCAAGAATGGCAGAATCTTCTTTGATGATTATATTGCTTGCTGTGTGAAGCTTCGAGCATTGACAG atttctTTAGGAGAAGAGACCACTTGCAACAAGGGGTTGTGAATTTCATATATGATGAT TTTTTGCAGGGCACTATGGCAATTTGA
- the GCA gene encoding grancalcin isoform X2, whose translation MAYPGYGGGFGNFSGQMPGMQMQMGQPVPGTGPNMLPGGYSGYPAYSDSYSSAGDPMWTYFTAVAGQDGEVDAEELQKCLTQSGITGTYSPFSLETCRIMIAMLDRDYTGKMGFNEFKELWAALNAWKQNFITVDQDQSGTVEHHELNQAIAAMGYRLSPQTLTAIVRRYSKNGRIFFDDYIACCVKLRALTDFFRRRDHLQQGVVNFIYDD comes from the exons TTTGGAAATTTTAGTGGTCAGATGCCAGGAATGCAGATGCAAATGGGACAGCCAGTGCCAGGAACAGGGCCAAACATGCTCCCTGGTGGATATTCTGGGTACCCAGCATATTCAGACAGTTATTCCTCAGCGGGAGACCCCATGTGGACTTACTTCACTGCTGTTGCTGGACAG gaTGGTGAAGTGGATGCTGAAGAACTCCAGAAATGTTTGACACAGTCTGGAATCACTGGAACTTATTCTC cCTTCAGTTTGGAAACCTGCAGAATTATGATTGCCATGTTGGAT AGAGATTACACAGGAAAGATGGGATTTAATGAATTCAAAGAACTTTGGGCAGCTCTTAATGCCTGGAAGCAAAACTTCATAACTGTTGATCAAGATCAGAGTGGCACAGTAGAGCATCATGAATTGAATCAAGCTATTGCTGCTATGG GTTATAGATTGAGTCCTCAAACATTAACTGCTATTGTTAGACGTTATAGCAAGAATGGCAGAATCTTCTTTGATGATTATATTGCTTGCTGTGTGAAGCTTCGAGCATTGACAG atttctTTAGGAGAAGAGACCACTTGCAACAAGGGGTTGTGAATTTCATATATGATGAT
- the GCA gene encoding grancalcin isoform X3, which translates to MPGMQMQMGQPVPGTGPNMLPGGYSGYPAYSDSYSSAGDPMWTYFTAVAGQDGEVDAEELQKCLTQSGITGTYSPFSLETCRIMIAMLDRDYTGKMGFNEFKELWAALNAWKQNFITVDQDQSGTVEHHELNQAIAAMGYRLSPQTLTAIVRRYSKNGRIFFDDYIACCVKLRALTDFFRRRDHLQQGVVNFIYDDFLQGTMAI; encoded by the exons ATGCCAGGAATGCAGATGCAAATGGGACAGCCAGTGCCAGGAACAGGGCCAAACATGCTCCCTGGTGGATATTCTGGGTACCCAGCATATTCAGACAGTTATTCCTCAGCGGGAGACCCCATGTGGACTTACTTCACTGCTGTTGCTGGACAG gaTGGTGAAGTGGATGCTGAAGAACTCCAGAAATGTTTGACACAGTCTGGAATCACTGGAACTTATTCTC cCTTCAGTTTGGAAACCTGCAGAATTATGATTGCCATGTTGGAT AGAGATTACACAGGAAAGATGGGATTTAATGAATTCAAAGAACTTTGGGCAGCTCTTAATGCCTGGAAGCAAAACTTCATAACTGTTGATCAAGATCAGAGTGGCACAGTAGAGCATCATGAATTGAATCAAGCTATTGCTGCTATGG GTTATAGATTGAGTCCTCAAACATTAACTGCTATTGTTAGACGTTATAGCAAGAATGGCAGAATCTTCTTTGATGATTATATTGCTTGCTGTGTGAAGCTTCGAGCATTGACAG atttctTTAGGAGAAGAGACCACTTGCAACAAGGGGTTGTGAATTTCATATATGATGAT TTTTTGCAGGGCACTATGGCAATTTGA
- the GCA gene encoding grancalcin isoform X4, which translates to MPGMQMQMGQPVPGTGPNMLPGGYSGYPAYSDSYSSAGDPMWTYFTAVAGQDGEVDAEELQKCLTQSGITGTYSPFSLETCRIMIAMLDRDYTGKMGFNEFKELWAALNAWKQNFITVDQDQSGTVEHHELNQAIAAMGYRLSPQTLTAIVRRYSKNGRIFFDDYIACCVKLRALTDFFRRRDHLQQGVVNFIYDD; encoded by the exons ATGCCAGGAATGCAGATGCAAATGGGACAGCCAGTGCCAGGAACAGGGCCAAACATGCTCCCTGGTGGATATTCTGGGTACCCAGCATATTCAGACAGTTATTCCTCAGCGGGAGACCCCATGTGGACTTACTTCACTGCTGTTGCTGGACAG gaTGGTGAAGTGGATGCTGAAGAACTCCAGAAATGTTTGACACAGTCTGGAATCACTGGAACTTATTCTC cCTTCAGTTTGGAAACCTGCAGAATTATGATTGCCATGTTGGAT AGAGATTACACAGGAAAGATGGGATTTAATGAATTCAAAGAACTTTGGGCAGCTCTTAATGCCTGGAAGCAAAACTTCATAACTGTTGATCAAGATCAGAGTGGCACAGTAGAGCATCATGAATTGAATCAAGCTATTGCTGCTATGG GTTATAGATTGAGTCCTCAAACATTAACTGCTATTGTTAGACGTTATAGCAAGAATGGCAGAATCTTCTTTGATGATTATATTGCTTGCTGTGTGAAGCTTCGAGCATTGACAG atttctTTAGGAGAAGAGACCACTTGCAACAAGGGGTTGTGAATTTCATATATGATGAT